A single window of Candidatus Methanoperedens sp. DNA harbors:
- a CDS encoding RNA-protein complex protein Nop10, translating to MVSKIRKCKCGRYTLKEICPLCGSPAKYSRPARFSLEDRYGKYRRITRKTES from the coding sequence ATGGTATCAAAGATCAGAAAATGCAAATGCGGGAGATACACGCTCAAGGAAATCTGTCCCCTGTGCGGATCCCCGGCAAAATATTCTCGTCCTGCCCGGTTTTCTCTTGAAGACAGATATGGGAAATACAGACGGATAACCAGGAAAACAGAATCATGA
- a CDS encoding 50S ribosomal protein L44e has translation MKIPKNFNTYCPSCKTHTPHVVERVKKGQASTLTRIVRQKARHTGIGNSGKFSKVPGGDKPTKRINLRYRCKTCKKAHQKPKCFRSGKFEIVES, from the coding sequence ATGAAAATACCCAAAAACTTCAATACATACTGTCCGTCATGCAAGACCCATACACCTCACGTAGTGGAAAGAGTAAAAAAAGGGCAAGCATCGACATTGACAAGAATAGTCAGGCAAAAGGCCAGGCATACAGGGATCGGAAATTCAGGCAAGTTCTCAAAAGTACCCGGAGGGGACAAGCCCACAAAGCGCATTAACCTGAGATACAGATGCAAAACCTGTAAGAAAGCACACCAGAAACCCAAATGTTTCAGGTCAGGGAAATTCGAGATCGTGGAGTCTTAA
- a CDS encoding PAS domain S-box protein — MVTKDISEKKNLKISLEDSEAKYRDLFENARDPMYILDMNGTFLSMNNVGINALGATKDEVIGSNISEWLTPESMEIARKRLKEYADGIYMGPMVYEMVRKDGKHIWVEVKSRFIKNGERITGTHGIARDMTDKKKMEQELKESEAKYRDLFENANDPMYTIDTAGFIKTMNKAGLKILEGTEENIIDSHISKWLTPESMKSSQAVLEKQISGEPWDLPVLIEVVSSNGTHKWGEARTRILKEGNIITGIHGVVRDITEKIKIEQKLIESEAKYRELFENANDGMYTHDINGFILTINEAGCKILECTRKDEIIGTNISDWLTPESFEIAREVIKKYTSRETPKQPILLEIISKNKNHLFVEFKNRLIKDNDRIIAIHGIARDITEKIKLEQKIKDYHVKLERSYSELLEADNVKTEFMSNITHELLTPLTSIRGFVELLNDGTMGKINAEQKKSLEIIFRNSDRLIRLIKELLDTSNLENNKLGLQFGLVSLNSILSKTIQDIHPQANDKQITIIKDIQQLPEIWGDEERLVQVITNLLINAIKFTPHKGKITIKAEEDFEHIKISISDTGIGIPADKLNSVFERFYQVDGSAKRKYGGVGLGLSICKSIIDKHYGKIWAQSNGKGSTFYILLPKLENKEGENNA, encoded by the coding sequence ATGGTAACTAAAGATATCTCGGAAAAGAAGAACCTTAAAATCAGCCTGGAAGATTCCGAAGCAAAATATCGTGACCTGTTCGAGAATGCCCGGGACCCCATGTACATCCTGGATATGAATGGTACTTTCCTTTCAATGAACAATGTGGGGATTAATGCACTTGGCGCGACAAAAGATGAAGTGATCGGAAGCAACATATCAGAGTGGCTCACGCCGGAAAGTATGGAAATTGCCAGGAAGAGACTGAAGGAATATGCTGACGGTATATATATGGGGCCAATGGTCTATGAAATGGTCCGAAAAGATGGCAAACACATATGGGTTGAGGTTAAGAGTAGATTTATCAAGAACGGGGAAAGGATAACGGGCACTCATGGCATTGCAAGGGATATGACAGATAAAAAGAAAATGGAACAGGAACTAAAGGAATCCGAAGCAAAATACCGCGACCTGTTCGAGAATGCCAATGACCCGATGTACACAATCGATACCGCAGGTTTCATCAAAACAATGAACAAGGCAGGATTGAAAATATTGGAGGGAACAGAAGAAAATATCATAGACTCTCATATTTCAAAATGGCTAACTCCCGAAAGCATGAAATCTTCGCAGGCAGTTTTGGAAAAACAAATATCAGGAGAACCGTGGGATTTACCTGTTCTTATTGAAGTGGTAAGTAGTAATGGAACACATAAATGGGGTGAAGCCAGAACAAGAATATTAAAAGAAGGTAATATAATCACCGGAATACATGGCGTAGTAAGAGATATTACTGAGAAAATAAAAATAGAACAAAAACTCATAGAATCTGAAGCAAAATACAGGGAACTCTTTGAAAATGCGAATGATGGGATGTATACACATGATATTAACGGCTTTATTCTTACGATAAATGAGGCCGGGTGCAAGATACTTGAATGTACAAGAAAGGATGAAATAATAGGCACTAATATATCCGATTGGCTGACACCGGAAAGTTTTGAAATCGCCAGAGAAGTAATAAAAAAATATACATCAAGAGAAACACCCAAACAACCCATTCTTCTTGAAATTATCTCCAAAAATAAGAATCACCTGTTTGTTGAGTTCAAGAACAGGTTAATCAAAGATAATGACAGGATTATTGCAATACATGGCATTGCCAGGGATATCACTGAAAAAATAAAATTAGAACAGAAGATCAAGGATTACCATGTAAAACTGGAAAGATCCTACAGTGAATTGTTAGAAGCAGATAATGTAAAAACCGAATTCATGTCAAATATAACTCACGAATTATTAACTCCTCTTACATCCATCAGGGGTTTTGTAGAATTGCTTAATGATGGAACAATGGGTAAAATCAATGCCGAGCAAAAAAAGAGCCTTGAAATAATTTTTCGTAATTCTGACCGGTTGATCAGGCTTATAAAAGAATTACTGGATACTTCAAATCTGGAAAATAATAAGCTTGGATTGCAGTTCGGGCTTGTTTCCTTAAACAGTATTCTTTCAAAAACCATACAGGATATCCATCCACAGGCAAATGATAAACAAATTACTATCATCAAGGATATCCAGCAACTTCCTGAAATATGGGGAGATGAAGAAAGGCTGGTACAGGTCATAACAAATCTACTTATTAATGCAATAAAATTTACACCTCATAAAGGAAAAATCACAATTAAAGCAGAGGAGGATTTTGAACACATTAAAATCAGTATTTCAGATACTGGTATTGGTATTCCTGCTGATAAATTAAATAGCGTATTTGAAAGATTCTACCAGGTTGACGGGTCAGCAAAAAGGAAATACGGTGGCGTAGGACTCGGGCTTTCCATTTGCAAAAGCATAATAGATAAACATTATGGAAAGATATGGGCACAGAGTAACGGTAAAGGAAGTACTTTTTATATACTCCTGCCAAAATTAGAGAATAAGGAAGGTGAAAATAATGCTTGA
- a CDS encoding 30S ribosomal protein S27e yields MEPRSRFLKVKCNDCENEQVIFGCASTPVTCLVCNRTLSEPKGGKALVKTQIIEVLE; encoded by the coding sequence ATGGAACCAAGGAGCAGATTTTTAAAAGTTAAATGTAACGACTGTGAGAATGAGCAGGTCATTTTCGGATGCGCAAGCACTCCTGTGACCTGCCTTGTATGCAACAGGACTCTTTCCGAACCAAAAGGTGGTAAAGCGCTCGTAAAAACACAGATCATAGAGGTTCTTGAGTAA
- a CDS encoding flavodoxin family protein produces MKLFGICGSPKKGATDYIVQEALKFAKEKYNVETEYFSAMGKKMNFCIHCDYCIREKKGCIHKDDLQEVYEKLKWADAIIIGTPVYQGSVSGQTKVIMDRCRALAAQDSYFILNKPGAAFAVGGDRIGGQEPSIRVILDFYTINEAIPVGGGSFGANLGGTFWSKDKGAEGAKEDEEGLKSMRKTMNRLIKLASILNNDNPV; encoded by the coding sequence ATAAAACTTTTTGGTATTTGCGGAAGCCCGAAAAAAGGCGCAACCGATTACATTGTGCAGGAAGCCTTAAAATTCGCAAAAGAAAAATATAACGTTGAGACAGAGTATTTTTCTGCCATGGGTAAAAAAATGAACTTCTGCATCCATTGCGATTATTGCATACGTGAGAAAAAAGGATGCATCCATAAAGATGATCTTCAGGAGGTTTATGAAAAACTCAAATGGGCTGATGCTATCATAATAGGAACACCAGTATATCAGGGATCGGTCAGCGGACAAACAAAAGTCATAATGGACAGGTGCAGGGCGCTTGCAGCCCAGGATTCATATTTTATCCTTAACAAACCCGGGGCAGCTTTTGCTGTTGGGGGCGACCGCATTGGCGGGCAGGAACCATCGATCAGGGTGATACTGGACTTTTATACGATAAATGAAGCAATCCCGGTCGGCGGAGGCTCTTTCGGAGCGAACCTGGGCGGAACGTTCTGGTCAAAGGACAAAGGGGCAGAAGGGGCAAAAGAAGATGAGGAAGGATTAAAGAGCATGCGTAAAACTATGAATAGGTTGATCAAATTAGCTTCAATTTTGAATAACGATAATCCGGTGTAA
- a CDS encoding translation initiation factor IF-2 subunit alpha, whose amino-acid sequence MERSGWPDEGDNVVCSVKRVTDFGAFVELDEYGHKEGLIHISDVASGWVKYIRDHVREGQKIVCKVLYVDTAKHHIDLSLKDVNEHQRREKIQQWKNEQKAEKWIEYVAKTAKINKDDLTKLTDLFYTKFGSVYAAFENSRSEGASILTKIGVGKEVADAITKVANDNLKKPQVDISGYIDLTCYLPDGIEYIRKALIAANKVNGNDIKIDISYVGAPRYRIHVVAPDYKKAEGILKNAAQSAIKIIEKAGGNGEFFRHSEQKAGS is encoded by the coding sequence ATGGAAAGAAGCGGATGGCCCGATGAAGGTGATAATGTTGTATGCAGCGTTAAGAGGGTTACCGATTTCGGGGCTTTCGTAGAACTTGATGAATACGGACATAAAGAAGGATTGATCCATATCTCGGATGTGGCTTCCGGCTGGGTCAAGTACATAAGAGACCATGTGAGGGAAGGCCAGAAGATAGTCTGCAAGGTACTTTATGTTGATACTGCAAAGCATCATATCGACCTTTCGCTCAAGGATGTAAATGAGCACCAGCGCCGTGAAAAGATCCAGCAATGGAAGAATGAGCAGAAAGCTGAGAAATGGATCGAGTATGTTGCAAAGACCGCTAAAATAAATAAAGATGATCTTACTAAATTAACAGATCTTTTCTATACTAAATTTGGCAGTGTCTATGCAGCATTTGAAAATTCAAGATCGGAAGGTGCGTCGATCCTTACAAAAATTGGAGTGGGAAAAGAAGTTGCTGATGCAATCACTAAAGTTGCAAATGATAACCTGAAAAAACCGCAGGTTGATATATCAGGTTATATAGACCTGACATGTTATCTCCCCGATGGGATAGAATACATACGCAAAGCCCTTATCGCCGCAAATAAAGTAAATGGTAATGATATAAAGATAGATATCAGTTATGTAGGCGCACCCAGGTACAGGATTCATGTTGTAGCGCCTGATTATAAGAAGGCTGAAGGCATACTTAAGAATGCAGCGCAATCGGCTATCAAGATAATAGAAAAAGCAGGTGGAAACGGCGAGTTCTTCAGGCATAGTGAACAAAAAGCCGGCTCATAG
- a CDS encoding Hsp20/alpha crystallin family protein produces the protein MVESSWSDFRRFEDTMNRMFENFWGRPASRHLLSSGESGAIVPSENREPFIDLVENDKEITATAEMPGLEKQDIKINVTEDRIEISAETKQEEKKEEKGYIYRERRSGSYYRAISLPSPVDPDKSKATYKNGILEVKMPRTEIKKKTPLKVE, from the coding sequence ATGGTAGAATCATCATGGAGTGATTTCAGAAGATTTGAAGATACTATGAACAGGATGTTTGAGAATTTCTGGGGAAGACCAGCATCAAGGCATTTATTATCCTCGGGAGAAAGCGGCGCTATTGTTCCTTCCGAAAATCGTGAACCTTTCATAGATCTGGTGGAAAATGATAAAGAAATAACTGCAACAGCAGAGATGCCGGGTCTTGAAAAGCAGGACATCAAAATCAATGTCACAGAGGATAGGATTGAGATATCTGCCGAGACAAAACAGGAAGAAAAGAAGGAAGAAAAAGGCTATATCTACAGGGAAAGGCGAAGCGGCAGTTATTATCGGGCAATTTCCCTGCCATCGCCTGTGGATCCTGATAAATCAAAAGCAACCTATAAGAACGGGATTCTTGAAGTTAAGATGCCCAGGACCGAGATCAAGAAGAAAACACCGCTCAAGGTCGAATAG
- a CDS encoding proteasome assembly chaperone family protein, whose product MIKTTILRTKKPRLKDPILIEGLPGVGHVGKLVAEHMIEELGAKKIMEIYSPHLPPQVIVEDDGTVRLVKNELYAYKSKGKNDILILIGDHQSATNEGHYELTGVFLDIAEEFKVKRIYALGGYGVGQLVETEAVLGAANNIKLVKELKGYGVEFKPNEPGGGIVGASGLLLGLGELRGIDAACLMGVTSGYLVDPKSAQAVLKVLCKILEIEVDMAALEERASEMEKIVAKLREMEQGQMPASTDEDLRYIG is encoded by the coding sequence ATGATCAAGACAACAATCTTACGGACAAAAAAACCCAGGCTTAAGGATCCTATACTTATCGAAGGGCTTCCCGGGGTCGGACATGTGGGAAAACTTGTGGCAGAACATATGATCGAGGAACTGGGCGCAAAAAAAATAATGGAAATTTACTCTCCGCATCTGCCCCCCCAGGTCATTGTTGAAGACGACGGTACTGTCAGGCTTGTAAAAAATGAATTGTATGCATATAAATCGAAAGGTAAAAATGATATATTAATACTCATTGGAGACCACCAGAGCGCTACGAACGAAGGACATTATGAATTGACCGGTGTATTCCTCGATATAGCAGAAGAATTCAAGGTAAAGCGAATTTATGCCCTTGGAGGATATGGTGTTGGCCAGCTTGTCGAGACTGAAGCAGTTCTTGGGGCAGCTAACAATATTAAACTTGTTAAGGAATTGAAAGGATATGGTGTTGAATTCAAGCCCAATGAACCAGGCGGCGGTATTGTGGGAGCCTCAGGATTACTCCTCGGCCTTGGGGAATTGCGCGGTATTGATGCAGCCTGCCTCATGGGTGTAACATCAGGATATCTTGTTGATCCTAAAAGCGCCCAGGCCGTTCTTAAAGTTCTTTGTAAAATCCTTGAAATAGAAGTTGATATGGCAGCCCTGGAAGAAAGGGCATCAGAGATGGAAAAGATAGTCGCAAAACTGCGGGAAATGGAGCAGGGACAGATGCCTGCTTCAACAGATGAGGATTTAAGATATATCGGTTAA